Genomic segment of Limnohabitans sp. INBF002:
GCATTGGCCAGCGCTGCACTGGTGGGGCCTTGCGATGCTTCGCCCGTCCCTAAGAACGGGGCTCCTGGACGGTTGACCAACACCACTTCCACCTGAGGAATTTCTGAGAAGGTCAGGATGGGGTAGCTGTTCCAGTCGGTGGACAAAATTTGTGTGTCATCAAACTTCACTTCTTCTTTCAACGACCAGCTCAAAGACTGAATCAAGCCGCCTTCAATTTGGTTGCTCACGCCATCTGGATTCACGATATGGCCTGAGTCCGCTGCAGCCACGGCGCGCACAACACGAATGCGCCCATTGCGTGGGTTGACCTCTACCTCTAAGGCTACCGCGCAGTAGCCGGCAATGTTTTTGTAGCGCGCAAAGCCAATACCGCGACCTCGGTTGATTGTTTTCTTCCAACTGTTCCAACCAAACTTGTCGGCAGCTTGTTGCAACACGTCGCGTGCACGTTCATCTTTTAAGAAACGCAGGCGATAGGTGAGTGGGTCGATGTTGGCGGCCAGTGCCAGTTCATCCATGAAGGACTCAATCGCAAACACGTTGGCGTAAGCTCCCAGTCCGCGTGTGGAAGACACACGCACAGGCATGTCTGTGATGAAGTGCGTCAGCACCTGGTGGCCTGCAAAGTCATACAAAGCGATGCCATTGCGATCGGCTGCATAGTTGGGTGGTCCGCCGTTGGTGGGCACGGGCTGGACGAACGGTTTTTCTAGGTAACGGGCTGACAACAAATTGCCTGGTTCACCACCAGGTCGTGTGCTATGCGGTGTGGACCAAATTTGTAAGTCCCAATCCAGCACGTTACCGTTGGCGTCGACGCCCGCTTTGGTTTGAATCACCATGGCCGACCCGTAGGGTTCCCACTTGTGTTCTTGTTCGCGTGTGTATTGCAACCGCACGGGCTTGCCTGGCACAGCCATGGCCAAAAGCGCGGCATCAGCCGCCGCGTCGTCGGCCATGTTGTGGCCATAGCAGCCCGCCCCTTGCATGTGTTGGCAACGCACTTTGCCAGGTTCAAGGCCCAACATTTTGGCAATGGCGATGCTGGTTTCAAACACCGATTGGCTGTGGGTTTGAATCAGCATCACACCATCGGCGCCCATCGTGGCAATGGCTGCCGATGTACCAATGGAGGCATGCATGTGGTACGGGCGGTAGTAGGTGGCTTCGATGGTTTTGGCGGGTGTTTCGCCGCCGACACGTGGTTGCACTTTGGTGTTGATGACGCGGTTGGGCTTGGTGGTGCGCAGCCAATCAAAAATACCGTCGTGCGTGGGCAGCTTCTTTTCAACTTCCCATTTGGCAGAAGCATTCAGTGCGTTGGCAGCCGCCAAGGCTTGTTCTTCGCGTTGGGCCACCACACCTAAGAAGCTGCCATTGCGCACCACTTTCACCACGCCTGGCATTTTTTGCACGCTAGCTGCGTTGACCGACAGCAGCTTGGCCGCGTAGGTGGGGGGGCGCACCAAATGACCAAACAGCATGCCCGCAGGGCGGTGCTCTTGCAAAAATTTGGCTTCACCCAAGATCTTGGGCGTCAAGTCAACGCGGTGCACGGATTGACCGATGTAGCGATGTTGGGAGGCGGGTTTGGGCTTGATGGTGCCCGTTGCCTCGCGGTTGAGTGACTCGCCCACGATCAAATCCCAATATGCAACGTTGCTGCCATTGGATGCCAAGACCTTGCCGTCTTGCACCGTCAAACTGTTGACGGGTTGATTGAGTTTTTCAGCAGCCAGTTCAAGCAAGATGGCGCGCACTTCAGCCGATGCGTGCTGCACCGCCGTCGCACAGTAAGGCATGGAAAACGAGCCTGCTGTCACGCCTTCGTTGGGGACCAATGCGGTATCGCCCGAGATAACCTGAACGCGGTTCAAGTAGATGTCGAGTTCATCGGCGCAGATTTGCGAAACGGCCGTCAAGATGCCTTGTCCCAATTCAACTTTGCCAACCAGCAGCGTGACGGTTTGATTGGCATTCACGCGCAACCATGCGCTGAGCTTGCGGTTGGTTTGTAAATCACCAGGCAAACGGGGGGTGTTTGGGTTCGCTTGTGACAGCGCACTGTCGAGCGGGATGGCAAACGCCAAAGACAAATATCCGGTGGTCTTCAGAAATCCACGACGGCTGGCTGTGAGTTCTTTGTGCATGATCATGCCTCCTTCGCTGCGCGCAGCACGGCACGAACAATCCGGTTGTGCGCTCCGCATCGGCACAAGTTGCCATCGAGTGCCGTGCGCACCTCGGCATCGGTGGGGCGTGGGTTTCGGTCGAGCAGGGCTTGTGCCTGAATGATCATGCCCGAGGTGCAATAACCGCATTGCGCCGCTTGTTCGTCGATGAAGGCTTGTTGCAAGCGGCTGGGTTTGTCGCCTTCTTTCATGCCAGAGAGTGTGGTAACACTGCGCCCAGCAACGGACGCGACTGGCGCAACACATGACTTCATGGGGTTGCCATCAACCATGACCAAACAGGCATTGCATTGTGCTTTGCCACATCCAAATTTTGTGCCGTTGATTTTTAAATCATTGGACAAAACATTCAGCAACGGAGTGTTGTTGGGGGCAGTCGTTTGAACCGCCTGTCCATTGAGTTTGAACTGAACCATGCAAGGCTCCTGAAGGATGGGATGGCGGATCCTATCGACAGCTTCTTGGCAGGTGAGTCACCATGGCAACACGAGGGCCATGGTCTTAGTGATTACCCGAATTTAGGGCGCGGCAAATTGCTCCGTGCCCACAATGCCAATCTTGGTCAGGCCCTGACGTTGGGCGCTGGCCAACACACCGGCCACCGCTTCGTACTTGGCTTTGCCTTGTGCTTTGATGTGCAGCTCGGGTTGTGGCTCTTGGGCTTTGGCTTCTAGCAGCATGGCGTCGAGTGCCGCGCGGTCGGCCAAGGGTTTGCCGTTCCAGTTGACCACGCTGCGTGCGTCCACTTCAATGCGCACCACGTTGGGTTTCTTTTGCTGTGGCGTGGCGCTCTGCGGCATGTCAAGGTTGACCGAATGCAGCTGCACGGGAATGGTGATGATGAGCATGATGAGCAACACCAACATCACGTCGATCAATGGCGTGGTGTTGATGTCCATCATCACGTCAGGTTCGTCTGTGGTTTGCAGATTCATCGCCATGCTTATTTCCCCTGCGGTGCTGTGGCGGCAAGACCCTGTGGGTCTGTGACAAACCGCACCTTGGTCAGCCCCGCCACTTGCGCGGCATACAGCACGCGGCCCACGGCTTCAAAGTCTGTTTTCGCGTCACCGCGAATTTGCACTTCGGGCTGCGGTGTTTTCTCGGCAAAGGTTTGCAGTTGCTTGATGAGGTCTGCGTTGCTACGTACCGGCGCGTCATACAAATAGGCTTGGCCTTGCGCGTTGACCGACAGAATGATGTTGTCGGGCTTGGTCTCGCGCGGTTGTTGTACCTCGTGCGGCAATTCCACTTTGACGGACGTGGTCACCACCGGAATGGTGATGAGAAAGATGATGAGCAGCACCAACATCACATCCACCAAAGGCGTGGTGTTGATGGTGGTCAACAGTTCATCGTCGCCCTCGCTGGGGCCTAGGTGCATGGCCATGGTTTACTTATTCGCCGAACCCAAGAGGACTGCATGCAAGTCAGCGCCGAAGGCGTGCACTTCTTCCATCGCCACTTTGTTGCGGCGCACCAACCAGTTGTAGCCCAGCACCGCTGGGACCGCCACGGCCAAGCCGATGGCCGTCATGATGAGCGATTCGCCCACCGGGCCCGCCACTTTGTCGATGCTGGCTTGGCCCGACATGCCAATCTTCACCAGCGCGTTGTAAATGCCCCAGACCGTGCCGAACAAACCGACGAACGGTGCGGTCGAGCCCACGGTGGCCAACACAGCCAAGCCGTCTTGCATGCGGCTTTGCACATTGTTCATGGCGCGTTGGATGCTCATGGTCACCCAGTCGTTGAAGTTGATGTTGCCCAACAAGCCGGTGTGCTTGCCAGCGCTCTCCAGCCCCTTTTCAGCAATGAAGCGGAAAGGGCTGTCTGCTTCTAAGCCGTCGGTGCCCTGGCGCACATCGCCTGCATTCCAGAAGTTGTCTTGCGCCGTTTGGGCATAACGCATGACGCGGTTTTGCTCAGCCAGTTTGGTGAAGATGACATACCAGCTGCCCATGCTCATGATGACCAAAATCAGCAGCGTGGCTTTGGCCACCCCATCGCCTTGTGCCCACAGGGCGGACAAGCCATAAGGGTTCTCAACCACTTCTTCGGCCAAAGCGCTGGCGCTGAACGCCAGCGTGGTCAGTGCCGCAGCGGTGCGTGTGAAGGTGTGTTGCAACATCGGTTTTTCCTTTGGTGTGTGAGGCGCTTATTCCAAGCGCCATGTGTATTTGATGCTGGCCCAGCTTTGTTCGGGCTTGCCGTCCACCGTACCTGGGCGGAACTGGCACTTTGACAGCGCATTGCGCGCGGCTTCGTCCAAGCGGGTGAAGCCTGATGTTTTCTCAATGTCGGCTTGAATGACCTTGCCATCCACACCAATCAAAAACTTCAGCGTCACGGTGCCTTCTTCTTCCATGCGGCGCGAGGCGCTGGGGTAGTCGGGCTTGGCGCAGTGCGCGCCTGGCTGAATAACAGCACCCGTGCGAATGGCTGGCGCTGCGGGAGCGGCTGCAGGTGGTGTTGCGGTTTGGGTGATGGCCGGTGCGGTGCTGGTGGGCGCAGGGGGCGGCGGTGCTGGTGTTTTTGGGGGCGGCGTTTTAGGCGCAGGCGCGGGGGGGGGCGGTGCCTCGGACATCAACACGGCTTCGACCGTGTTCTCTGTCATGCGCACGACTTTGCGAGCCAAGCCTGACGAGATCGCCCACAACAGCAAGAGATGCAGCAGCACGACCAGCGCGATGCCAGTCAGATGCTTGCGTGGAGAGCGCTGACGTGCAGCGTAGGGCGACGCCGCGAGGTGTGCGCCAGATGCCGCGTGTGAAGAAGACGGGTGAGACAAACGAGGATGCTCTGAAAGTTTCACTCATTTTAGGTGGGCTGCATGTCACGCTGTATGCAGCCCATATGGAGCCACGCGGTCTTAGACCTGCTTCATGCTGCCTTTGATCTTGCCGCCGCGTTCGATTTCGATTTCGCCATAAGTCACATCACCTGTGATCTTGCCGCTAGAGCGCACGATCAACACATTTTTGCTAGAGATCGACTCGTTCAATTCGCCTTTGACGTCAATGAAATCGGCTTCGGTGGTGCCAGTGACCACGCCCGCAGCACCAATCAACACGTCTTTGGCTACCAAGTCACCTTCCACGGTGCCAGAAATGATGGCTTGGTTGGGGGCGTTGATGGAGCCTTTGAACACCACACCGGCGCCAATAAAAATGCTCTTGTCTTTTGTGCCTTCGCTCATGGGGTGCTCTTTCGAAAAATAAGTTTTAGCAAGTTTAGACGTTTATTGTCATTTTTCGCAAATGAATACACTTTAGGGTGTACGCTTTGTGGTGTATTTGACGCACCTTTTGATTCCAGCCATTTCTCTCAATCCAATACGCCTATGAAAGTTGTTGTCGTTGCCAACCCCAAAGGCGGTGCTGGCAAATCCACGCTGTCTACCAATATTGCGGGTTACTTTGCATCGCAAGGCCATCAGGTCATGCTGGGCGATGCTGACACGCAGCAATCGTCGAAGTTTTGGCTCAGTCAACGGCCTGAGACATTGCCACGCATTTCGACGTGGGAATACCAGCCCGACTTGGTGCTCACCGCCAAACCGCCACGCGGCACCACGCATGTGGTGATTGATACCCCGGGTGGCATCAGCGGTTGGCGTTTGCAAGAGGTGATTGAACGTGCTGACAAAGTCATCGTGCCGGTGATGCCCAGCGTGTTTGACATGCAAGCCACGAATGAGTTTTTGCTGCAGTTGGTGCAAATCACAGAGAAGCTGCCCACCCGAGTCGCAGTGGTGGGCAACCGCGTGGACACACGCACCATTTCTGCCGCTAATTTGCGCAAGTTCATCGAGTCCTTGCAAGTGCCCGTGTTGAGCTATTTGCGCGACACCCAATACTATTTACACATGGCGGCGCACGGCTTGTCGATGTTTGACATCACGCCTTCTAAAGTTCAAAAAGATTTGGAGCAGTGGGTGCCTATTTGCCACTGGCTCGATCAGGACTGATCGCCCGCCTAAGGCCGCTTAGGCGGCGTTATCGACGTAGCGGCCTTTGAAGCCATGCGCACTGAATGTCATGGCTTTGAACCCATGGAAGTCAAGTTGGCGTATGGACTCGCCCGATTGCTGGTTGACCACTTTCACCGACAAGGTGCTGGATGATTTGTCGAACGAGTAATTGAGCTGGCTCTTGTCCTGCGCTTGCGCTTGGCGCTGCACCCGAACTTCTTTGTCGGCTTGCATCTCTGCCACAGGGTCTGCTTTTTTAGCCTGAACCTCCGCTTGCTGCGCCTTGGACACACCAGGCTTCACGGGCGCGGCAGCGACCGTGGCAGATGTGTGGGCGGAGGGCATGACGGTATTCACAGCAGTGCTCTAAGTGGAGTGCCTGTAATTTTAAGTTACTGAAATTGTAATTAAAACCACAAAAACCCTAGTTCTCCATCAAAAAACCCGCCAATTTGGCGGGTTCTCAGAGCTTTTCAGCCGATCAGTGATTGTCTGTCAGCTGATCCAAGATCGCTGGGTTCTCCAGTGTCGAGGTGTCTTGGGTGATCGCCTCGTTCTTGGCCAAGCTGCGCAGCAAGCGGCGCATGATCTTGCCAGAGCGGGTCTTGGGCAAGTTGTCGCCGAAGCGGATGTCTTTAGGCTTAGCGATGGGGCCAATTTCTTTGCCCACGTGGTCACGCAAGATTTTGGCAATCGCTTTGGCTTCGTCGCCCACAGGACGTGAACGCTTCAACACCACGAACGCGCAGATGGCTTCGCCGGTGGTGTCGTCAGGACGACCCACCACAGCGGCTTCGGCCACCAGCTCGGTGCAGCTCACCAAGGCCGATTCAATTTCCATCGTGCCCATGCGGTGGCCCGACACGTTCAACACGTCGTCGATACGGCCCGTGATGGTGAAGTAGCCTGTTTTTTCGTCGCGGATCGCGCCGTCGCCAGCCAAGTAGTACTTGCCCTTGAACTCTTCTGGGTAGTAGCTCTTGACGAAGCGGTCTGGGTCACCCCAGATGGTGCGAATCATCGAAGGCCATGGGCGCTTCACCACCAAGATACCGCCTTGGCCGTTGGGCATGTCGTGGCCAGCTTCGTCCACCACGGCAGCTTGAATGCCGGGGAAGGGCAGTGTGCAAGAGCCGGGAACCATGGGCGTCACGCCTGGCAGCGGGG
This window contains:
- a CDS encoding molybdopterin cofactor-binding domain-containing protein translates to MHKELTASRRGFLKTTGYLSLAFAIPLDSALSQANPNTPRLPGDLQTNRKLSAWLRVNANQTVTLLVGKVELGQGILTAVSQICADELDIYLNRVQVISGDTALVPNEGVTAGSFSMPYCATAVQHASAEVRAILLELAAEKLNQPVNSLTVQDGKVLASNGSNVAYWDLIVGESLNREATGTIKPKPASQHRYIGQSVHRVDLTPKILGEAKFLQEHRPAGMLFGHLVRPPTYAAKLLSVNAASVQKMPGVVKVVRNGSFLGVVAQREEQALAAANALNASAKWEVEKKLPTHDGIFDWLRTTKPNRVINTKVQPRVGGETPAKTIEATYYRPYHMHASIGTSAAIATMGADGVMLIQTHSQSVFETSIAIAKMLGLEPGKVRCQHMQGAGCYGHNMADDAAADAALLAMAVPGKPVRLQYTREQEHKWEPYGSAMVIQTKAGVDANGNVLDWDLQIWSTPHSTRPGGEPGNLLSARYLEKPFVQPVPTNGGPPNYAADRNGIALYDFAGHQVLTHFITDMPVRVSSTRGLGAYANVFAIESFMDELALAANIDPLTYRLRFLKDERARDVLQQAADKFGWNSWKKTINRGRGIGFARYKNIAGYCAVALEVEVNPRNGRIRVVRAVAAADSGHIVNPDGVSNQIEGGLIQSLSWSLKEEVKFDDTQILSTDWNSYPILTFSEIPQVEVVLVNRPGAPFLGTGEASQGPTSAALANAVFDATGVRFRRLPLTPERVKQGLDKKGTA
- a CDS encoding (2Fe-2S)-binding protein encodes the protein MVQFKLNGQAVQTTAPNNTPLLNVLSNDLKINGTKFGCGKAQCNACLVMVDGNPMKSCVAPVASVAGRSVTTLSGMKEGDKPSRLQQAFIDEQAAQCGYCTSGMIIQAQALLDRNPRPTDAEVRTALDGNLCRCGAHNRIVRAVLRAAKEA
- a CDS encoding biopolymer transporter ExbD, translating into MAMNLQTTDEPDVMMDINTTPLIDVMLVLLIMLIITIPVQLHSVNLDMPQSATPQQKKPNVVRIEVDARSVVNWNGKPLADRAALDAMLLEAKAQEPQPELHIKAQGKAKYEAVAGVLASAQRQGLTKIGIVGTEQFAAP
- a CDS encoding biopolymer transporter ExbD; translated protein: MAMHLGPSEGDDELLTTINTTPLVDVMLVLLIIFLITIPVVTTSVKVELPHEVQQPRETKPDNIILSVNAQGQAYLYDAPVRSNADLIKQLQTFAEKTPQPEVQIRGDAKTDFEAVGRVLYAAQVAGLTKVRFVTDPQGLAATAPQGK
- a CDS encoding MotA/TolQ/ExbB proton channel family protein; this translates as MLQHTFTRTAAALTTLAFSASALAEEVVENPYGLSALWAQGDGVAKATLLILVIMSMGSWYVIFTKLAEQNRVMRYAQTAQDNFWNAGDVRQGTDGLEADSPFRFIAEKGLESAGKHTGLLGNINFNDWVTMSIQRAMNNVQSRMQDGLAVLATVGSTAPFVGLFGTVWGIYNALVKIGMSGQASIDKVAGPVGESLIMTAIGLAVAVPAVLGYNWLVRRNKVAMEEVHAFGADLHAVLLGSANK
- a CDS encoding energy transducer TonB; this encodes MSHPSSSHAASGAHLAASPYAARQRSPRKHLTGIALVVLLHLLLLWAISSGLARKVVRMTENTVEAVLMSEAPPPPAPAPKTPPPKTPAPPPPAPTSTAPAITQTATPPAAAPAAPAIRTGAVIQPGAHCAKPDYPSASRRMEEEGTVTLKFLIGVDGKVIQADIEKTSGFTRLDEAARNALSKCQFRPGTVDGKPEQSWASIKYTWRLE
- a CDS encoding polymer-forming cytoskeletal protein, with amino-acid sequence MSEGTKDKSIFIGAGVVFKGSINAPNQAIISGTVEGDLVAKDVLIGAAGVVTGTTEADFIDVKGELNESISSKNVLIVRSSGKITGDVTYGEIEIERGGKIKGSMKQV
- a CDS encoding ParA family protein translates to MKVVVVANPKGGAGKSTLSTNIAGYFASQGHQVMLGDADTQQSSKFWLSQRPETLPRISTWEYQPDLVLTAKPPRGTTHVVIDTPGGISGWRLQEVIERADKVIVPVMPSVFDMQATNEFLLQLVQITEKLPTRVAVVGNRVDTRTISAANLRKFIESLQVPVLSYLRDTQYYLHMAAHGLSMFDITPSKVQKDLEQWVPICHWLDQD
- a CDS encoding flagellar protein FlaG, which gives rise to MPSAHTSATVAAAPVKPGVSKAQQAEVQAKKADPVAEMQADKEVRVQRQAQAQDKSQLNYSFDKSSSTLSVKVVNQQSGESIRQLDFHGFKAMTFSAHGFKGRYVDNAA